A region of the Candidatus Bathyarchaeota archaeon genome:
ACTTGCGGGTTAGTTCTAAGTCAAGTTCACTAGGTTAATTAAACAAAATAATCATAAATTTTTCATTTAGATTTCATCCCATCTATGACAAGAAACCCAATGTCCAGGTCGGATTTCCATAAAATTGGGATTAATGTTTATACATTTTTCTTCAGTATAAGGACATCTTGTATGGAATAAGCATCCTGAAGGTGGATTTATAGCGCTGGGCATCTCACCTTTTAATTTTATTCGTTTCTTTTCTATACTGGGATGGATAGGGGGTACAGCAGATAACAAAGATTTTGTGTATGGGTGTAAAGGTTTTTTATAAAACTCTTTAACCCGTGCTAACTCCATCCCCCTTCCAAGATACATAATACAGACCCAGTCGCTCATATATTTGACAACAGAGAGGTCATGTGCAATCAACAGGTAGGTTAAATTATAGCGCTCTTTCAGATCTTTTAAAAGGTTTAATATTTGAGCCCTAATTGAGATATCTAAAGATGATACTGGTTCATCAGCTACAATAAACTTAGGACTGAGAGCCAAAGCTCTGGCTACGCCTATCCTTTGCTTTTGTCCTCCGCTAAACTCATGGGGAAACCTGTCCAAGATCTTTTCTGCAGGTTTAAGACCAACAGTCTCTAAAAGTTGAATGACCCTTTGACGTTTTTCCTTTCCAGAAGAGATCTTGAGTTGTTCTAGAGGTAATCCTACTGTCGACTCTACAGTCATCCGAGGATTAAGGGATGCATATGGATCTTGAAAGATCATCTGTATATCTCGCCTTGTCTCTCTCAGTTCTTTTCTATTTTGAGTGAGCATATTTTTTCCATCAAATTCAATCTCACCAGCTGTTGGTTCTATCAATCGCATTATCATTGAAGCAACAGTGCTTTTCCCGCTGCCAGTCTCACCAACCAAGCTGAAGGTTTCGCCAGCACGAATTTGAAAGGAGATATCTTCTACAGCGTGAACTACATCACTCGAGGATGAAAGAAAGCTTTTTCGAACTGGATAATACTTTTGTAATCCACGCACATCTAGAATCACTTTTTTTATTCCGGTTCACCTACATACTAAAACTTATTTATTTGGAAACAGGCCACCAGGTGGTCTTTTTCATACTCTATGAGGGAGGGGACCTCCTCTCGACAACGGGATATGGCATGGGAACACCTTGGATTAAAACGGCATCCAGAAGGTGGATTGATCATATCAGGAATATCTCCGGGTATTGAGATGAGCTTTTCTTGATCCTCTTCAATTCTCGGTAGGGAATCGAGGAGTCCGATTGTATAAGGGTTCTTAGGAGAATCAAAAATAGTCGTAATTTCGCCATATTCCATGATTCTGCCTGCATACATTATCGCAACTCTGTCTGCCAAGCGTGCAACTACTCCCAAATCATGGGAGATCAAAAGCATGGATAAATTTAGCTTTAATTTCAGATCTTTTAGGAGATCAAGAATATTTGCTTGAACAATAACATCTAGTGCAGTTGTAGGCTCGTCAGCAATTATAAGCTCGGGATTACAGGATAAAGCCATTGCTAATAGTACGCGTTGTCGCATACCTCCACTAAGCATGTGAGGATAATCCCTAGCCTTTTGAGGGGCATCCGGAATCTGCACTAATTCCATTATTTCTATTGCCTTTTCAAAAGCCTCCGATTTTCTAAGTTTTTGATGTATAATAATGGCTTCAGCTATCTGATCCCCAATTCTATGAACAGGGTTCAAATATGTCATCGGATCTTGGAAACTCATGGCTATTCTTTTGCCTCGAATCTTCCACATTTCACTTTCTTTAGTTTGAAGGAGATCAAAGTCGTCTAAGAGGACTTGTCCATCAACAATTTTTCCTGGTGGACTAGGAATTAAATTCATGATGGAAAGAGCGGTCACACTCTTCCCAGAGCCAGACTCACCAATTAAGCCTAAAACTTCTCCTTTATGTATTTTAAAAGATACACCATCAACGGCCTTCACTAGACCTAAAGAAGTAAAAAAATAAGTTTTGAGGTCACGAACTCTTAGAAGAATTTCGCTCATGAATTATCGCTCCTTTAGATGAGGATTTAGCGCGTCGTTAAGTCCATCTCCGATCAAATTAAAACCAATGGCTATGAGAGTTATCGTTAAGCCTGGGAAGAAAGATAGCCACCAAGCTGATCTAAATGCCCGCATGGCTTCATTAAGAAGCCACCCCCAACTAACTGCATTAGGGTCCCCTAAACCCAAGAAACTGAGAGAGGCTTCAGTCATGATAGCCGCAGAGACTCTCATTGAAGCGTTGACTATTACAGGGAAGAACGCATTGGGTAATATCTGTTTAAAAACAATGTGAAAATTTGTAGCACCGGCAGCTCTCGCTGCCTTTACATAATCCATATCCTTGATAGAGAGGAACTCAGCCCTAACAAGTCGTGCTATCCCAGGCCAATTGATGAGACCTATAATCCACATGACATGCCAGATGCTGTTGCCAAATACAGCGGCTCCAATAAGAATTAAAAAGAATCCTGGAATCATGAGGACAGTATCAACAACACCCATAATTATCATGTCAACTCGTCCTCCATAATATCCAGAGATAGATCCGAGTACCACGCCAATTGAAGTACATATACTTGTTGATAACAATCCTATGAACAGAGATGTCCTAGCCCCATGCATTAATCGACTCAATTGATCTCTTCCGAAACCATCTGTACCGAGTGGATGTTCACGGCTAGGTGGTTTAAAAGGGGCCTCTGGGTCCATAAAATTCATTTCAAAAGGGTCATGTGGCGAAAGATAGGGGGCAAAGACCGCTATAAAAAAGAAAAAGGTAAAAATAAATAACCCCAGCAACGCTGCCTTATTCTTTTTAAATCTGTTCCAGAACTTTAGGAATCCATCCTTTGACTGTATTAACCCTCGGAATAAGGAACTCTCATTCATTAGTACATAACCCTTGGATCTACGTATGCGTAGAGCACATCTGCCACTAGATTAAAGAAAATCGTTATAATTGATAAAAGGAAAAAGTTAGCCATTAATACGTTAAAGTCTCTACGGATAACGGAATCAAAGACAAGTTTTCCTAATCCCGGCCAAGAAAAAACGGATTCCACAAGAAGAGCTCCGGTAAATAAGGTTCGTAATCTAAGAGCAACTACAGTTATGATGGGAAGCAGTGCATTTCTAAATGTATGATTATAAAGAACGGTTTTTTCATTGCAACCCTTAGCTCTTGCGGTAGTGATATAGTCTAATCGGTTTATTTCTAACATACTTGCTCGGGTATACCTCGTATATAATGCAATTCTCCCCAAGCTTAGACAAGCTACAGGAAGAATTAGATGCCAAAGTATGCTAAGCAACTTAGCATCACCGGTAACGCCTATCGTAACTATTCCACCTATTGGAAAAATTGGAATGTAAAGCCCAAATATGAGTAATAACATCATTCCTAGCCAGAAATTAGGTATATTATAAAATAACAAAGTACCTATAGTTA
Encoded here:
- a CDS encoding ATP-binding cassette domain-containing protein, whose protein sequence is MILDVRGLQKYYPVRKSFLSSSSDVVHAVEDISFQIRAGETFSLVGETGSGKSTVASMIMRLIEPTAGEIEFDGKNMLTQNRKELRETRRDIQMIFQDPYASLNPRMTVESTVGLPLEQLKISSGKEKRQRVIQLLETVGLKPAEKILDRFPHEFSGGQKQRIGVARALALSPKFIVADEPVSSLDISIRAQILNLLKDLKERYNLTYLLIAHDLSVVKYMSDWVCIMYLGRGMELARVKEFYKKPLHPYTKSLLSAVPPIHPSIEKKRIKLKGEMPSAINPPSGCLFHTRCPYTEEKCININPNFMEIRPGHWVSCHRWDEI
- a CDS encoding ABC transporter ATP-binding protein; protein product: MSEILLRVRDLKTYFFTSLGLVKAVDGVSFKIHKGEVLGLIGESGSGKSVTALSIMNLIPSPPGKIVDGQVLLDDFDLLQTKESEMWKIRGKRIAMSFQDPMTYLNPVHRIGDQIAEAIIIHQKLRKSEAFEKAIEIMELVQIPDAPQKARDYPHMLSGGMRQRVLLAMALSCNPELIIADEPTTALDVIVQANILDLLKDLKLKLNLSMLLISHDLGVVARLADRVAIMYAGRIMEYGEITTIFDSPKNPYTIGLLDSLPRIEEDQEKLISIPGDIPDMINPPSGCRFNPRCSHAISRCREEVPSLIEYEKDHLVACFQINKF
- a CDS encoding ABC transporter permease, with the protein product MNESSLFRGLIQSKDGFLKFWNRFKKNKAALLGLFIFTFFFFIAVFAPYLSPHDPFEMNFMDPEAPFKPPSREHPLGTDGFGRDQLSRLMHGARTSLFIGLLSTSICTSIGVVLGSISGYYGGRVDMIIMGVVDTVLMIPGFFLILIGAAVFGNSIWHVMWIIGLINWPGIARLVRAEFLSIKDMDYVKAARAAGATNFHIVFKQILPNAFFPVIVNASMRVSAAIMTEASLSFLGLGDPNAVSWGWLLNEAMRAFRSAWWLSFFPGLTITLIAIGFNLIGDGLNDALNPHLKER
- a CDS encoding ABC transporter permease codes for the protein MLKRILQAIPLIIIIMIVNFLIMKAAPGDPVDFLVSGVEGVGVPKGYVEMLKAKYGFDKPVHVQMVIYFQKLLKGDFGYSFYYHQPVFNMLLSRLRNTLILTSTSLIIETIGIMLGVMASKKVYSLTDNSITIGTLLFYNIPNFWLGMMLLLIFGLYIPIFPIGGIVTIGVTGDAKLLSILWHLILPVACLSLGRIALYTRYTRASMLEINRLDYITTARAKGCNEKTVLYNHTFRNALLPIITVVALRLRTLFTGALLVESVFSWPGLGKLVFDSVIRRDFNVLMANFFLLSIITIFFNLVADVLYAYVDPRVMY